AGCAATAACGAGAAAAAAGAAAACAGTAGTCAGTGCAATCACGCCAATGGTTTCCTGAGATTCTTCAATATTGGTATGTACTGTAAACAGAAATGGCTTATTATTAATATAGACTGTTTTTTTTAAACATCTGTAATTTTCTATTTCGTTTTTACCCGCAAAGTTTTTATGCTTTTCTATTGTGAAATATAAATCTTTATGCGAAATACCCACAGGAATACTTTCTATATTCGTTTCTGGCTGAATACGATTCCAAAGCCTGATGTTTTCATATAATTCAGTGTCAGAAAGCTTTAGAAGATTAAATTCATAAGCGGTTTTTTCGGCGACAGTTCTATTATGCTCATCAAGTTCATTTTCCCAAACGGTATTGATTACCAGATAATAAATCGGAATACTTATCGTGAGAACGATAAGGACATAAATAATAAAAGGTTTTGTGGCTTTGCTTAATAAAGGTTTCACAATAGGTATAAGTTACAATTATTTGGAAAATATTTTTAATGTTGCTTATGTAGTCCATTTATAACCGGTTCCATACACTGTTTTCAGGTAATGGTTGCAGCCCGCATCATAAAGTTTTTTCTTTAGATTTTTTATATGAGCATACACAAAATCATGATTATCCAGCATATCAGCAAAGTCGCCCGATAAATGTTCAGCCAAAGTGCTTTTTGAAATGACCTTATTTTTATTTCCGATGAAGTAAATGAGAAGATCAAATTCCTTTTTGGTAAGATCAATATGCTGATGATTGATAGAAACGCTTTTAGCTAAAAGATCAATTTGTAATTCGTTCTGAATGATAATATTGGAATTGTTAAACTGCTTTCTGCGGATAATAGAGTAGATTCTTGCCATTAATTCAGAAAGATGAAAAGGTTTGGTGAGGTAATCATCGGCTCCCATCTGTAGGCCAGTTATCTTATCATCCAATGCATTTTTAGCAGAAACAATAATTACCCCGTCTTGCTTGTTTTCTTTCTTTAAAGCTTCCAGAATAGCAAGACCATTTCCGTCGGGAAGCATAATATCCAGGACGATACAGGCATAATCAAAAGTCTCTATTTTGCTTATCGCTTCATGAAATGTAGACGCAAATTCACACAAATAACTTTTCTCAGAAAGATATTCAGCAATACTTTTTGATAATTCTATCTCGTCTTCGATAATTAAAATTTTCATGCTGCTAATGTATTAATCCAATTTTGTAGAAATTTTGAATAAATAAAAATGATTGGAAAATCAATTATTCAACTCCTACAGAATCATCACCACGACCGTCCGCAACTGCATGAATATTTCCGTTCTCATCAATCAGGATTATTTCCGTTCTTCCGATCTGGTTCCATTTTTCGGTTTTGTAACCTAATTTTTCCAGGTCTTTAATCGTAGTTTCAGGAAAGTTTTTTTCAAAAGCCACTGTTTCAGGAAGCCACTGATGATGAAATTTCGGAGCATTTACTGAAATATTGGCATTTAATTTAAAATCAATAACATTAACAATCGACTGAAAAACAGAAGTTGGAATGGTCGTTCCTCCTGGAGTTCCGACAACCATGTAAGGTTTTCCATTTTTAAGGATAATCGTTGGAGTCATGGAAGAAAGCATTCTTTTGTTCGGCTGGATAGCATTGGCTTCTCCGCCTACAGCACCGAACATATTGGGAACACCGGGTTTTATGGAAAAATCGTCCATTTCATTATTCAGGAAAAATCCTGCTCCCGAAACTA
Above is a genomic segment from Chryseobacterium geocarposphaerae containing:
- a CDS encoding response regulator transcription factor produces the protein MKILIIEDEIELSKSIAEYLSEKSYLCEFASTFHEAISKIETFDYACIVLDIMLPDGNGLAILEALKKENKQDGVIIVSAKNALDDKITGLQMGADDYLTKPFHLSELMARIYSIIRRKQFNNSNIIIQNELQIDLLAKSVSINHQHIDLTKKEFDLLIYFIGNKNKVISKSTLAEHLSGDFADMLDNHDFVYAHIKNLKKKLYDAGCNHYLKTVYGTGYKWTT